In Helianthus annuus cultivar XRQ/B chromosome 9, HanXRQr2.0-SUNRISE, whole genome shotgun sequence, the following are encoded in one genomic region:
- the LOC110876140 gene encoding uncharacterized protein LOC110876140, protein MSPPGMVRVRHFEFLCRAHGIEPTVEKFRAFYQLQRTMGFFSFASRGAAKKILLNPPKSFHDWKPKFFFIREEVLPIAMPFRDWTEPVLKEDLPILKHALWYQQLTPTPHRVFGENVLVAARMSDQWSSDSKEVPVLKIGDQEAQLYQAAFATFAGSMGVRPLREDEESWHEQIRGNFMYPVADAFASPPTTTEGAQFPKPRPLRSVTSARKEVVYLSSEESVGSSNGELSPWSNVFAGVLRDLGVDPEEKKKKPLKKKKVINVDPEVTSKGAGSSRATAAAGKGTLRLRQSDLNDYVIISYSLKGLSRTAETKTGAGGSRSSGSAGSRNPDAGATPSIAAHEEEETEEEEDVVAHLVSRKRVRSETTSGVVAAPLTGAIPLVGKTSNLRSLYKFSPEIKKKTPEKGVKFTEPEPKRPKITIKSSQTIGGESAKEKNVAEKDVAKAVEAQRKAEERQKKVEEEKKRKAEEDKKKKAEEEKRAEEARKKRASELEKEREQKKAVEKPVDVPEFEILKGPERRQEPEVTKPTHPAHAEAHDRSKIVTSKGSGRYVSSGASSGGAGGYNPNIIGAKDTVGDIYYKSYTEEERGNIPHQAPWGLKQRDTFQEFGPCRDWFLNSFTPGEVNWQRAKTHEMLYRTYVIGEANARAANHQIVREWRTMVRERADWEGYRKRMLKRITDFEKSKAAFDEEKAKFDADKKAEEWGREGLKNKLQTAEQQLAKEKADSEQIVDLEAKIVELTARVEDAQAEKAAKQQIEVELADVKAQLSSKDKDLHAKDVEIAELKHRLNDQIDKCESLEIDLGAEKVKAATAEEARTVSAAALNVAQTNYSEAQGIVDTLVSEAEWMRNRGVVLVANSILNAGELDRAVAALTNAARAVGHRGGYLECAQHVEEMLGQEFDVSHCSVTDQAPIELTRAESAYDNLSLPVIDLVVEALKKDDWCQRLKAILDPPVTVELSDEEEPAGDDGGNDDDNNDDGGNDDDGDDDGDQHALE, encoded by the exons ATGAGCCCTCCTGGAATGGTTAGGGTTCGTCATTTTGAGTTTTTATGCCGAGCCCATGGCATCGAGCCGACCGTCGAGAAGTTCCGGGCTTTCTACCAACTTCAACGGACGATGGGCTTCTTTTCCTTTGCCAGTCGTGGTGCTGCAAAGAAGATCTTGTTAAACCCTCCAAAGAGTTTTCACGATTGGAAACCCAAGTTCTTCTTTATTCGAGAAGAGGTGCTTCCGATTGCCATGCCCTTCAGAGACTGGACTGAGCCCGTGTTGAAGGAGGATCTTCCAATCCTAAAGCATGCACTGTGGTATCAACAATTAACCCCTACCCCGCATCGGGTATTTGGGGAAAATGTGTTGGTGGCCGCGCggatgagtgaccagtggtcatCAGACAGCAAAGAGGTGCCTGTCTTGAAGATTGGCGATCAAG AGGCGCAACTATATCAAGCTGCTTTCGCTACTTTTGCTGGATCTATGGGCGTGCGCCCACTGCGCGAGGATGAGGAGAGCTGGCATGAGCAAATTAGGGGCAATTTTATGTATCCGGTTGCTGATGCCTTTGCCTCGCCGCCTACTACGACTGAAGGTGCGCAATTCCCTAAACCTCGtcctttgcgctctgtgacttctgCTAGGAAAGAGgttgtctatctttccagcgaggagtctgtaggGTCTTCAAACGGCGAGCTAAGTCCGTGGTCTAAcgtctttgcaggtgtgttgcgcgacctgggggTTGAcccagaagagaagaagaagaaacccttgaagaagaagaaggtaatTAACGTGGATCCCGAGGTGACCAGCAAGGGGGCTGGTAGTAGTCGCGCAACCGCTGCTGCTGgtaaaggtactcttcgccttcgacAAAGTGACTTAAACGATTATGTGATCATTAGTTATTCACTTAAAGGCTTATCACGCACAGCTGAGACAAAGACTGGAGCAGGTGGATCAAGGagctctgggagcgcgggttctcgtaaccctgatGCTGGCGCGACTCCTTCCATTGCTGCGCACGAAGAAGAGGAAActgaagaagaagaggatgttgTTGCACATTTGGTCAGCAGAAAAAGGGTTAGGAGCGAGACCACATCTGGTGTGGTTGCTGCGCCGCTAACTGGTGCGATTCCCTTGGTTGGGAAAACGAGCAACCTTCGATCTTTATATAAATTTTCTCCTG AGATCAAGAAGAAAACCCCGGAGAAGGGGGTTAAGTTTACTGAGCCAGAGCCAAAGAGGCCGAAGATCACCATCAAATCTTCTCAGACTATTGGTGGTGAGTCTGCTAAAGAGAAGAATGTTGCTGAGAAAGATGTGGCGAAGGCTGTTGAGGCGCAGAGAAAGGCTGAGGAGCGCCAGAAGAAGGTGGAGGAAGAGAAAAAAAGGAAAGCTGAGGAagataagaagaagaaggctgAGGAGGAGAAGAGAGCCGAAGAGGCGAGGAAGAAGAGGGCCTCGGAGTTGGAGAAGGAGAGGGAACAGAAGAAGGctgtggaaaagcctgtcgatgTTCCGGAGTTTGAAATCCTTAAGGGTCCTGAGAGGAGGCAAGAGCCTGAAGTCACCAAACCTACCCACCCCGCGCATGCTGAGGCCCATGATCGTTCAAAGATAGTCACTTCCAAGGGGTCGGGTCGGTATGTTTCCAGTGGCGCGAGCTCTGGTGGGGCTGGGGGCTACAACCCGAATATCATTGGGGCGAAGGACACCGTTGGTGATATTTATTATAAGAGTTACACCGAGGAAGAACGTGGTAATATTCCTCACCAAGCTCCCTGGGGTTTGAAGCAAAGGGACACTTTTCAAGAATTCGGGCCCTGCCGCGATTGGTTTCTAAACTCTTTTACTCCCGGCGAGGTTAACTGGCAGAGGGCGAAGACCCATGAAATGTTGTACCGAACTTATGTGATCGGGGAGGCCAATGCACGCGCCGCTAATCATCAGATAGTTCGTGAGTGGCGAACGATGGTTAGGGAGCGGGCAGATTGGGAGGGTTATCGCAAGCGGATGCTGAAGCGTATCACCGATTTTGAGAAGTCCAAAGCTGCCTTTGATGAGGAGAAGGCCAAGTTTGATGCGGACAAGAAGGCAGAGGAATGGGGGCGTGAGGGCCTGAAAAATAAGCTTCAAACTGCTGAAcagcaactggccaaggagaaggccga CTCGGAACAAATTGTTGACCTTGAAGCGAAGATTGTGGAGCTTACTGCGAGGGTTGAGGATGCACAGGCTGAAAAGGCTGCCAAGCAGCAGATTGAG GTTGAATTGGCTGACGTGAAGGCGCAATTGTCTAGCAAAGATAAGGATCTGCATGCCAAGGATGTCGAGATTGCTGAGCTTAAACATCGCCTGAATGATCAGATTGATAAATGCGAGTCCTTGGAGATCGACCTCGGAGCGGAGAAAGTTAAGGCTGCCACTGCAGAAGAGGCACGCACTGTCAGTGCCGCCGCCCTTAATGTAGCGCAGACTAACTACTCTGAGGCGCAAGGTATCGTTGATACACTTGTCTCTGAGGCCGAGTGGATGCGCAATCGCGGAGTAGTGCTG GTTGCCAACTCTATCCTCAATGCTGGCGAGCTAGACCGCGCTGTTGCTGCTCTGACCAACGCTGCGCGCGCAGTAGGTCATCGAGGAGGGTATCTGGAATGTGCCCAACACGTTGAGGAAATGCTTGGACAAGAGTTTGATGTGAGTCATTGCTCGGTGACTGACCAAGCTCCTATCGAGTTGACGCGTGCTGAGAGTGCTTATGATAACCTTTCCTTGCCCGTAATAGACTTGGTAGTGGAGGCTTTAAAGAAGGATGATTGGTGCCAGCGCCTCAAGGCCATTCTTGATCCACCGGTGACTGTTGAGTTATCAGATGAAGAGGAACCAGCTGGTGATGATGGTGGAAATGATGACGATAATAATGATGATGGTGGGAACGATGATGATggcgatgatgatggtgatcaACATGCACTCGAATAG